TACTCCGTGAGTTACGCGAGGAGACGCGGCCGATGCCCGAGGCCGACTGCCAGATTTCTCCTGAGCAAGGGCAGCTCATGGGACTACTGCTGCGGGTGATGGGCGCGAAGCGGGTGCTCGAGGTCGGGACCTTCACCGGCTACAGCTCGACCGCCATGGCGCTTGCCCTGCCCGAGGACGGAAAGGTCGTCACCTGTGACCGGAGCGAGGAATGGACCGCTATTGCGCGACGGTACTGGAAGAAGGCGGGTGTGGAGCGGCGCATCGAGTTGCGGCTCGGCGAGGCGGAGGAGACGCTGAAGCAGCTCGCCAAGGAACTCGGGCGCGACAGTTTCGACTTTGCCTTCATCGACGCCGACAAGACCAAGGACGGCATCTACTTTGAGCAATGCCTCGGGCTGGTACGGACCGGAGGCCTCATCGCCATCGACAATACCTTGTGGAGCGGGAGGGTGGCGGACCGAGCGAAGCGGGACGCGGATACGAGGGCTATCCGCGCATTCAACGCCGAGCGGGTGAAGGACGAGCGGATTGACCTGAGCCTGGTCCCGATTGCCGACGGCCTGACCCTCTGCCGGAAACGCTAGAAGGCGATAACAGACAATTGAGAAGTCAGAATCCGGAAACCAGAATTCAGAATCACTGAATCAGACTGGTCAACCACGGATGGACACAGATGCACACTAGTGCCGGTTCAGGATTTCTGACATCTAGCCTCTGACATCTGACTTCGGCCGGATAACTCCTCTGGTTACACTTTACTTGTAGCCGCCCGCGTCTAGACTGACCGCCGACCACGAGATGAAAGCCAGCAGTCAGAATCGGTCCGTTGCCGCACTCGCCGCGGGCGCGGCGATTGTCAGCTTCACCGGGCCAATAGTGCGGGTGCTGGCGGTAGCGCCGACTGTCACGGCCTTCTACCGAATGGTCTTCGGCGGCGCGATTCTGCTCATCATCGTTCTCTTCGCGCGTGAGCGACTAAGGCTGGACCGTGCCTCAATCCTGCTTGCTGCGGCCGCGGCGCTGTCTTTCGCATTTGATATGACCATGTGGAACCGGAGCATTCGCCTCGTTGGTCCAGGTCTTGCGACCATTCTCGTAGGCTGCCAGGTGTTTCCGATGGCAGGGATTGGGCTTGCCTTCTACAAGGAGAAGCTGACGTGGCGGTTGGCTCTGTCGGTGCCGTTGGCAATTTTCGGCCTAGCGATGATAGTCGGCGTTGACTGGCGACTCGGCAGCGCCGGATTTCGCCATGGTGTCTTGTTCGGACTCGGCAGCGCCTGCTGCTACACCGGCTACCTGGTCGCCTTGCGTCGGCTACAGCATGGAGCCGGCTTGGGCGGGCGGGTGGCGAACATGGCGACCGTGTCGGTCTGCTGTGCCGCATTCCTTGGCATCATCGCGTTTGTCCAGCGAGAGAGGTTTGCGATACCGAACGCGCCGAGCCTCGGCCTGCTCGTGTCATTGGGCGTCATCGGGCAGGTCCTCGCCTGGGTGCTGATGTCCGGCGGGCTGCCGCGAGTGCGCCGCTCGCTTGCGGGCCTCACCTTGCTTCTGCAACCGGTGCTTGCATCGATCTGGGACGTGCTCTTCTTCAAGCATCCCGTGACCATCCTGCAAGGCGCGGGAGCAGTTGTGACGCTGGGCGCCATCTATCTTGGAACCATCGCCGGTCCGGGCGAGGTCGAGTAGTTTCCGGGAGTCCGGACGAAGTCAGAAGTCAGAATACAGAAGGCAGAATGTCGACGAAAATCGGGGACAGTCCCTCGGAGCGGCTGCGTCGGACGTGCCCGGGGCACCGTAGGAACGAGCGCCGCGGTACAGTCCCCGTTTTCGTCAGAGCCAAAAGCCAAAACTGCCGGAGGGAGCGAGGCCTAGCTGACAGTCAGTTCGCCGGCGAGATCCTTGCTGAGAAGTCGCCGTACATCGGTTGGCGTGAGATTCTTGTCGCCGAGCAGGACCATGAGTTTCACCAGCGCGGTCTCGGGCGTAATATCACGGCCGGACACGACTCCGGCCTCAAGCAGGCGGGTGCTTGCTTCGTAGCGTTCCAGTTCCACGCGTCCGCCGCCACACTGAGTGACAGCAATCGCCACGACCCCGCGCTTCACTGCGGCCGCAATCGGGTCAAGCACACGCGCATCGGACGGGACCGTGCCCGCACCATAGGTCATGAGGACCACACCCTTGAGCTTCGGGTCAGAGAGCACGTCCTGCAGAATCGACGCTTCCTGGATGCCGGGGAAGAAGATGACCGAGGCGACGTTGGGCTCGATGTGGCTGCGCAGGTGAAGGTGCGAGCCAGGCGTCCGCAGGACACGTCGGTCGACCACAATGCTCTCGCCGGCCGCGGCCAGCGGCGGGTAGTTGGGCGACTGGAACGCTTCGAATCCGGACGACGTCACTTTGCGGCTGCGGTTGCCGCGAAGCAGCGCCTCGTGGAAGAAGATCGAGACCTCGGGCACGGCCGGAAGGCCGGAGTGTCTCGGGTTGGCGATGAGCAGCGAGGTCAGGAGGTTCTGCAGCGCGTCATTGCGGACGTTGGCGAGGTGCGGGCGCTGGGCCCCGGTCAGGACGACCGGCTTGGCCAGACCTTCGAGCATGAGGCTGAGCGCCGAGGCAGTGTAGACCATGGTGTCGGTGCCGTGGAGCACGACGAAGCCTTCATAACGGTCGTAGCTTTCTTCGATGACGCGCGCCAACTCGACCCAGTAGTCGGGGCCGATGTTGCACGAGTCGAGCGGCTCGAGGCTCGCACCGTCGACGTTGAACCCGATGTAGCGCGGGTTGGTGCTGCCGTCCGCGAGTTGCGGGGAGAGCGACGAGGTACGGCGGCGGAACTCGGCCCAGTCCACGACCACGAGCGGGCTTTTCGGGTCTTGCGGGTCGCGGGGCATCGAGCCGATGGTGCCGCCGGTGTAGACGACAAGCACGCCCGAGCCGCGGTTACCTGGGTCATAGCTATGCTGCGCTGCGGCGGTCATCGGGCAGAATCTAGCCGCGATATCACGCGAGTCAAACGCGCGTTATCGGGCACTCGGCCAAAGCCGGAAGTCAGAAGACAGACCGCAGAAGGCAGAAATCACTGAACGGCCGACGATGCGCATCTATGTCCATCGGTGTTCATCCGCGGTTGGTACCTTCCGCACGGCGCGGCTTGACGAGGGGCCGTTCGCACCCGACAATCATCTTGAAATGGTCCGCCTGCGCGTTGTAGCTCTCGTCATTGCTCTGGCCGCGCTGGCTCAGGCCGATGACTCCCTGCGCGTGCTCTTCATCGGCAACAGCCTCACCTACGTGAACGACCTTCCCGGGCTCTTTGCGGGACTGTCCGAGGCAGGCGGCAAGCCGGTGCGGACCGATGCCAGCACATTCGGCGGCTACTCGCTTGAGGACCACACGAAGACGCAGGCAACGCTCGACAAGATTGCGCAGGACTCGTGGTCCTTCGTCGTGTTGCAGGAGCAGAGCATCATTCCGACAATCCCCTACTGGCGATACAACAGCATGTACCCGGCTTCCCGCCGGCTCGACTCGCTCATCAAGCTCCAGGGCGCGAAGACCGCCTTCTATATGACGTGGGGCTACAAGTACGGCGGTCAGCATAACTACGGTGATTCCTTGAGTCCTGACTTCCAAGACTACTTCGAGATGCAGGAGAGCCTGCGGGTTGCGTACGAGGGGATTGCGAAGGAACTGTCGTCCACCTTGGTGCCGGTCGGAATGGCGTTCGCCCGGGCGCGTCACACCGACTCGCTCGTCGACTTGTGGCAGGTTGACTCCTGTCACCCAATGCTCGAGGGCACCTACCTCGGGGCGTGCGTGTTCTACGCGGTACTGTATGAGTCGAACCCGGTTGGCCTGCAGTTCTACGGAGGTCTGGATTCAGCGACGGCGCGGTTCTGCCAGGAGATGGCGTGGCAAACCGTGTCGGGCATAGCTGACGCGCCGGGGGCCGCGCGACAGCGGGTCGGGTCAGGTGCGTTCGCGCTGCAATCTCTGCCCGCAGGGATGACCGTGTACAACCAGGCGGGAGCGAACGTCACGGCGAGGGCTACAGCTCTGCCGCGCGGGGTCTACTTCCTGCGAGAAGGGCATCAAGACGCAAGCCACAAGCCGCAAGCCGTTCGCAAGGTCGTCGTTGTCCGCTAGTGTCGAAGTGAACGACAGCCGATTGTCCTATTGGGAGAGGAGCAAGGAATGGCAGATCACAAAGTAAAGGGACTGGCGTTCGCATCGGTGTATGTTGATGACTTCGATAAGGCGTATGAGTTCTACGCCGGCGTGCTGGGTCTGGAGAAGGAGTATGACATGGGCAGCGCAGCGTGCTTCTTCAAGCTTCCCGACAGCACTGGGCTGTACC
This genomic stretch from bacterium harbors:
- a CDS encoding class I SAM-dependent methyltransferase, with product MSNKTIYLNDRLYEYLLGASLREPAVLRELREETRPMPEADCQISPEQGQLMGLLLRVMGAKRVLEVGTFTGYSSTAMALALPEDGKVVTCDRSEEWTAIARRYWKKAGVERRIELRLGEAEETLKQLAKELGRDSFDFAFIDADKTKDGIYFEQCLGLVRTGGLIAIDNTLWSGRVADRAKRDADTRAIRAFNAERVKDERIDLSLVPIADGLTLCRKR
- a CDS encoding asparaginase — translated: MTAAAQHSYDPGNRGSGVLVVYTGGTIGSMPRDPQDPKSPLVVVDWAEFRRRTSSLSPQLADGSTNPRYIGFNVDGASLEPLDSCNIGPDYWVELARVIEESYDRYEGFVVLHGTDTMVYTASALSLMLEGLAKPVVLTGAQRPHLANVRNDALQNLLTSLLIANPRHSGLPAVPEVSIFFHEALLRGNRSRKVTSSGFEAFQSPNYPPLAAAGESIVVDRRVLRTPGSHLHLRSHIEPNVASVIFFPGIQEASILQDVLSDPKLKGVVLMTYGAGTVPSDARVLDPIAAAVKRGVVAIAVTQCGGGRVELERYEASTRLLEAGVVSGRDITPETALVKLMVLLGDKNLTPTDVRRLLSKDLAGELTVS
- a CDS encoding DUF4886 domain-containing protein codes for the protein MRIYVHRCSSAVGTFRTARLDEGPFAPDNHLEMVRLRVVALVIALAALAQADDSLRVLFIGNSLTYVNDLPGLFAGLSEAGGKPVRTDASTFGGYSLEDHTKTQATLDKIAQDSWSFVVLQEQSIIPTIPYWRYNSMYPASRRLDSLIKLQGAKTAFYMTWGYKYGGQHNYGDSLSPDFQDYFEMQESLRVAYEGIAKELSSTLVPVGMAFARARHTDSLVDLWQVDSCHPMLEGTYLGACVFYAVLYESNPVGLQFYGGLDSATARFCQEMAWQTVSGIADAPGAARQRVGSGAFALQSLPAGMTVYNQAGANVTARATALPRGVYFLREGHQDASHKPQAVRKVVVVR
- a CDS encoding DMT family transporter gives rise to the protein MKASSQNRSVAALAAGAAIVSFTGPIVRVLAVAPTVTAFYRMVFGGAILLIIVLFARERLRLDRASILLAAAAALSFAFDMTMWNRSIRLVGPGLATILVGCQVFPMAGIGLAFYKEKLTWRLALSVPLAIFGLAMIVGVDWRLGSAGFRHGVLFGLGSACCYTGYLVALRRLQHGAGLGGRVANMATVSVCCAAFLGIIAFVQRERFAIPNAPSLGLLVSLGVIGQVLAWVLMSGGLPRVRRSLAGLTLLLQPVLASIWDVLFFKHPVTILQGAGAVVTLGAIYLGTIAGPGEVE